A genomic stretch from Deinococcus multiflagellatus includes:
- a CDS encoding PadR family transcriptional regulator: MQGRERDGNLLRGSLEFLLLASLEGGALYGLRIIQDVQNRTGGHFSFKEGTLYPALHRLEKRGLIRAEVQPSDVGGPPRKYYHLTDSGVRELHRQRDAQRAHAAALRPFLEFA, encoded by the coding sequence ATGCAAGGTAGAGAAAGGGACGGCAATCTGCTGCGCGGCAGCCTGGAATTCCTGCTGCTGGCCAGCCTGGAAGGCGGAGCACTGTATGGCCTGCGCATCATTCAGGACGTGCAGAACAGGACGGGCGGCCACTTCAGCTTCAAGGAGGGCACGCTGTATCCGGCCCTGCACCGCCTGGAAAAGCGCGGCCTGATCCGCGCCGAGGTGCAGCCCAGCGACGTGGGCGGCCCGCCCCGCAAGTACTACCACCTGACCGACAGCGGCGTGCGTGAATTGCACCGCCAGCGTGACGCCCAGCGCGCCCACGCCGCCGCCCTGCGCCCCTTCCTGGAGTTCGCATGA
- a CDS encoding DsbA family protein, protein MKRSSLSSALRRAALILSLGGAAQAQLFATPQDTAAQAVLKGFTPDGTALRRGAITVTLDVAGGYVVGVLTETDNLNDLARGIAAGWGMKEADIPRLAQSLGQPQLQAQLAQGLQDFSDDNATDFFVIKATGTGAQTRYRAYTAIQIWPDSAFPVTRNVAGSAAAPNTLRIFSDFQCPYCKQLWDTALPEWERQPNVYRTAHYQFPLDFHKNAFSAAEASECAGAQGKFWPYADVLFDQFSSWTRLDPKDVSGRFSTYAKTAGLDTAAFKTCLGQRTFKASVEAQYKAGVALGVRGTPTVFLNGIKLMDYRSAEEQAVVQAITSATPSAASIIDARVKSLR, encoded by the coding sequence GTGAAGCGTTCTTCTCTGTCATCCGCGCTGCGCCGCGCCGCCCTGATTCTGAGTCTGGGGGGCGCCGCGCAGGCCCAGCTGTTTGCCACGCCGCAGGACACGGCGGCCCAGGCGGTTCTCAAAGGCTTTACCCCGGACGGCACCGCGCTGCGCCGGGGGGCCATCACGGTCACCCTGGACGTGGCGGGCGGATACGTGGTGGGGGTCCTGACCGAAACCGACAACCTGAACGATCTGGCGCGCGGCATCGCGGCCGGCTGGGGCATGAAGGAAGCCGACATCCCCCGGCTGGCCCAGAGCCTGGGACAACCGCAGCTGCAGGCGCAGCTGGCCCAGGGCCTGCAGGATTTCAGCGACGACAACGCCACGGACTTTTTCGTGATCAAGGCCACAGGCACCGGCGCCCAGACCCGCTACCGCGCCTACACCGCCATTCAGATCTGGCCTGACAGCGCCTTTCCCGTCACCAGGAACGTGGCGGGGAGCGCAGCGGCGCCCAATACCCTGCGCATCTTCAGCGATTTCCAGTGTCCCTACTGCAAGCAGCTGTGGGACACCGCCCTGCCCGAGTGGGAGCGGCAGCCGAACGTGTACCGCACCGCCCACTACCAGTTTCCGCTGGACTTCCATAAAAACGCCTTCAGCGCCGCCGAGGCCAGCGAGTGTGCCGGCGCCCAGGGCAAGTTCTGGCCCTACGCCGACGTGCTGTTCGACCAGTTCAGCAGCTGGACCCGCCTGGACCCCAAGGACGTGTCGGGCCGCTTCAGCACGTACGCCAAGACGGCTGGCCTGGACACGGCCGCGTTCAAGACCTGCCTGGGCCAGCGCACCTTCAAGGCCAGCGTGGAGGCGCAGTACAAGGCCGGGGTGGCTCTGGGCGTGCGCGGCACCCCCACGGTGTTCCTGAACGGCATCAAGCTTATGGATTACCGCAGCGCCGAGGAGCAGGCGGTGGTGCAGGCCATCACCTCGGCCACGCCGTCGGCCGCCAGCATCATTGACGCGCGGGTCAAGAGCCTGCGCTGA
- a CDS encoding PIN/TRAM domain-containing protein produces MLAVRLFVMLLGLGLGYLAGRALATDQTGGLGTVNTLSLMLAGTLSALLLAPRAEALLGRVSQRFLRWYAALSPRTVAAATFGLIVALLLSVLLSSLLRSLPFYTWVLNVAVTAVLAVFFVSFAVRNAEAFGLLAFPQVRRKPGAKVLDSNVIIDGRILDLIRAGFLDGDLLVPSFILREIQTLADHQDPQKRTRGKRGLTVLEELRGLRPIQVADWDTALPTTDDKLIRFARETGARIVTNDSNLGKIARLHGVEVLSIHEAAVALRPQIQAGDHLTITVTKGGQQQGQGVGYLEDGTMVVVEDGLKLRGKPARVLVVNNVQTNVGRMIFAKVDREEGAA; encoded by the coding sequence GTGCTTGCTGTTCGACTTTTTGTCATGCTGCTGGGGCTGGGCCTGGGCTACTTGGCTGGCCGCGCGCTGGCAACGGACCAGACCGGCGGGCTGGGCACCGTCAACACCCTGAGCCTGATGCTGGCCGGCACCCTGAGTGCCCTGCTGCTGGCCCCCCGCGCCGAGGCGCTGCTGGGCCGCGTGTCACAGCGTTTCTTGCGCTGGTACGCCGCCCTGTCGCCCCGCACGGTGGCGGCGGCGACCTTTGGCCTAATCGTGGCGCTGCTGCTCAGCGTGCTGCTCAGCAGTCTGCTGCGCAGTCTTCCCTTTTATACCTGGGTGCTGAACGTGGCGGTGACGGCCGTGCTGGCGGTGTTTTTCGTGTCCTTTGCGGTGCGCAACGCCGAGGCGTTTGGTCTGCTGGCCTTTCCGCAGGTGCGCCGCAAACCCGGGGCCAAGGTGCTCGACAGCAACGTGATTATTGACGGCCGCATACTGGACCTGATTCGCGCGGGGTTTCTGGACGGCGACCTGCTGGTGCCCTCGTTCATTCTGCGCGAGATCCAGACCCTGGCCGACCACCAGGACCCCCAGAAACGCACCCGGGGCAAACGCGGCCTGACCGTGCTGGAAGAGCTGCGTGGCCTGCGCCCCATCCAGGTGGCCGACTGGGACACCGCCCTGCCCACCACCGACGACAAGCTGATTCGCTTCGCCCGTGAAACCGGCGCGCGGATCGTGACCAACGACAGCAATCTGGGCAAGATTGCCCGCCTGCACGGGGTGGAGGTCCTGAGCATCCACGAAGCGGCGGTGGCGCTGCGCCCCCAGATTCAGGCGGGCGACCACCTGACCATCACTGTGACCAAGGGCGGCCAGCAGCAGGGCCAGGGCGTGGGTTACCTGGAAGACGGCACGATGGTGGTGGTGGAAGACGGCCTGAAACTGCGCGGCAAACCCGCCCGCGTGCTGGTGGTGAACAATGTGCAGACCAACGTGGGCCGCATGATCTTTGCCAAGGTGGACCGGGAAGAAGGCGCGGCGTAA
- a CDS encoding permease prefix domain 1-containing protein, with amino-acid sequence MTPEERFVRAATRGLRGQARRDAQAELRSHIHERAAQLQLILGATAEADARAQAMRELGAPAHIARGLRRTHWRWSAGMGVLAASVLLTSWVANAYSRGQEDVTRLVNRVLFPSAQWVDPCQGRSACLAIYSDGPLTAQEIKSYGIMPFSEARGFLKGLGVQTHGLFQKTLVMPGEAALSAKPFTVEVGRLGHAGVKRGYLNVAEALAEGARQGWPLQVDGVTLGVRVAGRPIAPDTQLGLRTIEAYLENELDQKLTPAVRAAAQVQESLGEPAFKSKAWAFEARALAAATLGSILYNRVNLAVSRPGQLYALVTFSPRRVFPNQVLLPALNAWVVSSQGGRLSFPVVAQGEERPQLNFVASQSQFLDELRAGREAAMLLAVPNDLTPMGQLHVVPLPPGPVTAGCSACPEARTVQVP; translated from the coding sequence ATGACTCCTGAAGAACGCTTTGTGCGCGCCGCCACGCGGGGCCTGCGGGGCCAGGCCCGCCGCGACGCGCAGGCCGAGTTGCGCTCGCACATCCACGAGCGGGCCGCGCAACTGCAACTGATCCTGGGCGCCACCGCCGAGGCCGACGCCCGCGCCCAGGCAATGCGTGAACTGGGCGCGCCAGCCCACATCGCCCGGGGCCTGCGCCGCACCCACTGGCGCTGGTCGGCGGGCATGGGGGTGCTGGCCGCCTCGGTGCTGCTGACCAGCTGGGTGGCGAATGCCTACAGCCGGGGGCAGGAGGACGTGACGCGGTTGGTCAACAGAGTGCTGTTTCCATCAGCCCAATGGGTTGATCCCTGTCAGGGACGGTCCGCGTGCCTGGCCATTTACAGCGATGGTCCGCTGACTGCCCAGGAGATTAAGAGTTATGGGATTATGCCGTTTTCGGAGGCACGCGGCTTTCTGAAAGGTCTGGGCGTGCAGACACATGGTCTCTTTCAGAAGACCTTGGTGATGCCCGGCGAGGCCGCGCTGAGTGCCAAGCCATTTACTGTAGAGGTGGGCCGATTAGGACACGCTGGCGTGAAACGCGGTTATCTGAACGTCGCTGAGGCCCTGGCCGAGGGGGCGAGGCAGGGTTGGCCGCTGCAGGTAGACGGCGTCACCTTGGGGGTGCGAGTGGCTGGGCGGCCCATCGCCCCAGACACGCAGTTGGGCCTGCGCACCATTGAGGCTTACCTGGAAAACGAACTGGATCAGAAATTGACCCCGGCGGTTCGGGCTGCGGCCCAGGTGCAGGAGTCGCTCGGTGAGCCCGCTTTTAAATCGAAGGCCTGGGCTTTCGAGGCAAGAGCCTTAGCGGCGGCAACGCTCGGGTCCATCTTGTACAACCGGGTGAATCTGGCGGTGTCGCGCCCTGGTCAGCTCTATGCCCTGGTCACGTTCAGCCCGCGGCGTGTGTTTCCAAATCAGGTCTTGTTGCCTGCGCTGAATGCATGGGTGGTGTCTTCGCAAGGTGGCCGTCTCTCTTTTCCAGTGGTGGCACAGGGTGAAGAACGGCCTCAACTCAACTTCGTGGCGTCCCAGTCACAGTTTCTGGATGAACTTCGGGCGGGGCGTGAGGCGGCCATGCTGCTGGCCGTCCCCAACGACCTGACGCCCATGGGCCAACTGCATGTCGTGCCGCTGCCCCCGGGACCCGTGACGGCAGGGTGTAGCGCCTGCCCAGAGGCGCGCACGGTGCAGGTGCCGTAA
- a CDS encoding glycerophosphodiester phosphodiesterase, whose amino-acid sequence MHNKWVGAALAGLLVSCGAGQAPANGFITGKTLNIAHQGGEDLWPSNTMLAYRNAAALGVDLLEMDMHATRDGTLVLSHDDTLDRLTDREGRIADLTLAEVLAADAGYALSTDGGQTFPFRGQGVRAAQLNEVLAAFPGLPLIIELKQARPSIAAPFCKALRDAGATGRVIAASFSDEALNEFRRECPEVMTSMTERELRPLVLLSKVGLAALAPAPGRVAQVPVRAGGIEVVTPGFVRAMHARGVAVQVWTINDPAEMRRLRDMGVDGIITDRPDLLKRVLAEPAPGGR is encoded by the coding sequence ATGCACAACAAATGGGTGGGAGCGGCGCTGGCCGGGCTGCTGGTGTCGTGTGGCGCGGGGCAGGCCCCGGCAAATGGGTTTATCACCGGGAAAACGCTGAATATCGCCCACCAGGGCGGCGAGGACCTGTGGCCCAGCAACACCATGCTGGCCTACCGCAATGCGGCGGCGCTGGGGGTCGACCTGCTGGAAATGGACATGCACGCCACGCGCGACGGCACGCTGGTCCTCTCGCACGACGACACGCTGGACCGCCTGACCGACCGCGAAGGGCGCATTGCCGACCTGACGCTGGCCGAGGTGCTGGCCGCCGACGCCGGGTACGCCCTGTCCACCGACGGCGGCCAGACCTTTCCCTTCCGGGGCCAGGGGGTGCGGGCCGCGCAGCTGAACGAGGTGCTGGCGGCCTTTCCAGGCCTGCCCCTGATCATTGAACTCAAGCAGGCGCGGCCCAGCATCGCTGCGCCGTTCTGCAAGGCGCTGCGCGACGCGGGCGCCACCGGGCGCGTGATCGCGGCCAGCTTCAGCGACGAGGCCCTGAACGAGTTCCGCCGCGAGTGCCCGGAAGTCATGACCTCCATGACCGAGCGCGAACTGCGGCCCCTGGTGCTGCTGAGCAAGGTGGGGCTGGCCGCCCTGGCCCCCGCCCCGGGGCGGGTGGCGCAGGTGCCGGTGCGCGCTGGCGGCATTGAAGTGGTGACCCCCGGCTTCGTGCGCGCCATGCACGCGCGGGGCGTGGCCGTGCAGGTCTGGACGATCAACGACCCGGCCGAGATGCGCCGCCTGCGCGACATGGGCGTGGACGGCATCATCACCGACCGGCCGGACCTGCTGAAACGGGTGCTGGCCGAACCAGCCCCGGGCGGACGCTAG
- the thrS gene encoding threonine--tRNA ligase, translating to MHVTLPDGKQLDLPQGATALDAAQAIGPRLAGDALAATANGDLVDLMSPLPDGARITLITKKNPADAAPVFRHSLGHVMSQAVGEFYRARGHSAEAVKRGVGPSIENGWYQDFDLPEPLREEDLPEIERLMREIIARGLPFSRREVSKAEALAQFPHDPYKQELIRDLPDDEAITLYQQGDYVDLCRGPHFPNTGKLPGSFKLMSTSGAYWRGNEKNPILQRVYGVAFATQKELDEYLHALEEAKRRDHRKLGKELELFTIDPLVGRGLPLWLPNGTVLREELAAFLKQQQFQRGYQGVITPNIGNLDLYKTSGHYQNYSDSNFSPITVDDEEYMLKPMNCPHHMRIYASKPRSYRDLPVRLAEFGTVYRYEQSGELNGLTRVRGFTQDDAHIFCRPDQLKSEFLNVLDLTVLVLKTFGMNDVRFRVGTRDPGSEKYVGEDSYWEMAEGQIIAAVEEVGLPYSIEPGDAAFYGPKLDFVVKDVLGREWQLGTIQVDPNLPERFDLSYVGEDGQDHRPIVIHRAPFGSLERFVGILIEHYAGDFPLWLAPRQVMIIPIADRHNDYAEALRAELHAAGLRAEVDDSSNRMQAKVRTAELSKIPVMLIVGDKEAEAREVSVRERTPEGHKERKGVAFDDLKAELLERYRTRA from the coding sequence ATGCACGTAACGCTGCCCGACGGAAAACAACTTGATCTGCCCCAGGGCGCCACGGCCCTGGACGCCGCCCAGGCCATTGGCCCCCGCCTCGCAGGTGACGCCCTGGCCGCCACCGCCAACGGCGACCTCGTGGACCTGATGAGCCCGCTGCCCGACGGCGCGCGCATCACGCTGATCACCAAGAAAAACCCGGCCGACGCCGCCCCCGTGTTCCGCCACTCGCTGGGGCACGTCATGAGCCAGGCGGTGGGCGAGTTCTACCGCGCCAGGGGCCACAGCGCCGAGGCGGTCAAGCGCGGCGTGGGCCCCAGCATCGAGAACGGCTGGTATCAGGATTTCGACCTGCCCGAGCCGCTGAGAGAAGAAGACCTGCCCGAAATCGAGCGCCTGATGCGCGAGATCATCGCCCGGGGCCTGCCCTTCAGCCGCCGCGAGGTGAGCAAGGCCGAGGCCCTGGCGCAGTTTCCCCACGATCCCTACAAGCAGGAACTCATCCGCGATCTGCCCGACGATGAGGCCATCACGCTCTACCAGCAGGGCGACTACGTGGACCTGTGCCGGGGCCCGCATTTCCCCAACACGGGCAAGCTGCCGGGCAGCTTCAAGCTGATGAGCACCAGCGGCGCCTACTGGCGCGGCAACGAGAAAAACCCCATCCTGCAGCGGGTGTACGGGGTGGCCTTTGCCACGCAGAAGGAACTCGACGAGTACCTGCACGCCCTGGAAGAAGCCAAGAGGCGCGACCACCGCAAGCTGGGCAAGGAGCTGGAACTCTTCACCATTGACCCGCTGGTGGGCCGGGGCCTGCCGCTGTGGCTGCCCAACGGCACAGTGCTGCGCGAGGAACTGGCGGCCTTTCTGAAGCAGCAGCAGTTCCAGCGCGGCTACCAGGGCGTGATCACGCCGAACATCGGCAACCTGGACCTGTACAAGACCAGCGGGCACTACCAGAACTACAGTGACTCCAACTTCTCGCCCATCACGGTGGATGACGAGGAGTACATGCTCAAGCCGATGAACTGCCCGCACCACATGCGGATTTACGCCAGCAAGCCCCGCAGCTACCGCGATCTGCCGGTGCGTCTGGCGGAGTTCGGCACGGTGTACCGCTACGAGCAGTCCGGCGAACTGAACGGGCTGACCCGCGTGCGCGGCTTCACGCAGGATGACGCCCACATCTTCTGCCGCCCGGATCAGCTGAAAAGCGAATTCCTGAACGTGCTGGACCTGACGGTGCTGGTGCTGAAGACGTTTGGTATGAACGACGTGCGCTTCCGCGTGGGCACCCGCGACCCGGGGAGCGAGAAGTACGTGGGCGAGGACAGCTACTGGGAGATGGCCGAGGGGCAGATCATCGCCGCCGTGGAAGAGGTGGGGTTGCCCTACTCCATAGAGCCGGGCGACGCCGCCTTTTACGGCCCCAAGCTGGATTTCGTGGTCAAGGACGTGCTGGGCCGCGAGTGGCAGCTGGGCACCATTCAGGTGGACCCCAACCTGCCCGAGCGCTTTGACCTGAGCTACGTGGGCGAGGACGGTCAGGACCACCGCCCCATCGTGATTCACCGCGCGCCCTTCGGCAGCCTGGAGCGCTTTGTGGGCATCCTGATCGAGCACTACGCCGGGGACTTCCCGCTGTGGCTGGCGCCCCGGCAGGTGATGATCATCCCCATTGCCGACCGTCACAACGACTATGCCGAAGCCCTGCGCGCCGAACTGCACGCCGCCGGTCTGCGCGCCGAGGTGGACGACAGCTCTAACCGCATGCAGGCCAAGGTGCGCACGGCCGAGCTGAGCAAGATCCCGGTCATGCTGATTGTGGGCGACAAGGAAGCCGAGGCCCGCGAGGTGAGTGTGCGCGAGCGCACGCCCGAAGGCCACAAGGAGCGCAAGGGCGTGGCCTTTGACGACCTGAAGGCCGAACTGCTGGAGCGGTACAGAACGCGGGCGTAA